The DNA sequence CTACATTCTGGTAAGCGCATTAAATGGTGAACCAAAATATAGCCGCTACTTTCTGGTATATGTTACAAGAAAAAATAAGAAACTTTCCGAAAAGTTGCGGCGTTTATTGGATGAAAGATGCCGCGGGTCATGTTTTGTATGTGGGGAAGGCAAAAAATCTTCGAAGCCGCGTTAAGTCTTATTTTAAGAAGGAATCAAAATCCCGTTTTCAGATCGATTTTTTGATGCGTCGCACAGCGGACATTGAATTTCTCGTCACCGACAATGAAAAAGAAGCCCTGCTTCTGGAAAATACGCTGATCAAAAAGCACAAACCCCGTTACAATTTTCTTCTCAAAGATGATAAAAGTTACGCGAGTCTCAAATTAACCCATCACCCTTTTCCCGCCCTGTTTATCACGCGGGATGTTGTCAAAGATGGCTCTCTTTATTTCGGTCCGTATTCTTCCGCGGGAGCTTTGCGTCAGACGGTTGATTGGTTGACCAAACATTTTCAACTCCGCACCTGTTCCGATCATGAATTTGCCAACCGTTCCCGACCCTGTTTGGAATTTCATATCGGACGTTGTACGGCCCCCTGTGTTGGAAAAGTATCCGCGGAAAAATATGCTTCACAAGTTGAAGAGACAAAACTTTTTTTAAGCGGTCAGAAAAAGGAACTCATTCAAAAATTGAAAAACAGAATGCTCCATGCGTCGGAAGGTCTTCGGTATGAAGAGGCGGCGCATATTCGTGATCTCATCGCTCACGCCAAAGAAACTTTGGAAAAGCAAAAGGTGGTGCATCACGGAGGGAAAAATTACGATTGTCTCGGATTCGCCACCACAAAAAAAGAATCCATCATTTGTATTCTCGTGGTGCGCGGCGGAACGCTCATAGATCGCCTTCGATTTGATTTGCCCCTGACCCCAACACTGTCTCCAATCCTCTCGCAATTTATTTTGCAATATTACGGTGCACTGCTCGATCTCCCTTCCCAAATCCTTCTGCCATGTAAACTGGAAGACCTTGCGAGTCTCGAAGAAATTCTGGAAGAAAAATCGGGACACGCTGTTTCTTTATCAATTCCGCGTCGTGGAGAAGCCGCCAAAATGACGGCTATGGCGATGCAAAATGCAAAACATTGGGCCGAATCAAAAATCAAAACGGAAGAGACGGTGATTGAGCGCCTGCAAGTTAAACTTTCTTTGCAACAAGTACCCCACATTATTGAATGCGTCGATATTTCGAATTTGCAGGGCGAACACGCGGTTGGTTCACTGGTTTGTTTCGCCGACGGCAAACCTTTTAAGAACCGTTATCGCAAATTCAAAATTCAGATCAACGAAGGTCCCAACGATTATGCCATGATGTATGAAGTTCTTTTGAGACGATTTCGGCGCGCCCTCGAATGGCCTGCACCGGATTTGTTACTCGTTGATGGCGGCAAAGGGCAACTCCAGATTGCTCTGAAAGCCTTGGCGGATTTAGGTCTGCATCAACAGGCCGTGGTAGCGATTGCAAAAGCAAAAGGGGAAGAGAAGACTGACAAGATTTTTATTCCCGGGCAAAAAAATCCGATTTCTTTTCATTCCAATGCACCGGAACTTCTTTATCTCATGCGCATCCGCGACGAAGCCCACCGTTTCGGAATTACCTATCATCGCTCCCTCCGCTCGAAAGCAATGTTCGCCACTTCTTCAAAAAATCCAAAAATTTGACGCTTTAATGATAATTTAGGTTTAAAAACACCCACCCCAGAGGCTTTCGCAGTCTTTCCGTCAAAAAAATAAAAAAATTAGCATAATAATTTCAATGAGTTAGAGTTTTTTATCGTTGAGAGGGTCACTTGGTATGTCTCTTGCAGAAATAGTCCTCAGGAGGGCCCAATGATAAAAGAAATCTCATCGATCAGCAGGTTGATTTTGGAAAGAGCGGCTACCGAAGGAACGCGGCTCTCCGAACATAAAAAGACAACCATATTAAGTTGCGGCGGTATGTATCTGGCGCGCTCCAGTCACATTCCTCCAATTATTTATCACGTTTTGAATTTGGCGAACGAAAAAGAGCCGATCAAAATTTATGTGGGTCGACGCGGGCCGGTGAATCAATTGCACCGGGCGCTGGTAAAAGAAGGCTTGAATTAAAAATTCCTTCCTCTCCTTATACTACAGTCAATTAACTTTTAGTATGTCATCCCCGCGAAAGCGGGGACCCAGAAAAGCTTATAAACACATGGATTCCTGCCTTCGCAGGAATGACAGATATCCCAATGAAAAGTTAATTTGCTATAGGGTGGCGTTATTTGGGTGACGCCGCCTATTCGCTCGCGCCGGCAAAGCCGGACGCTCGCTAAAGTTGGGGAGAGTGCCCAAAAACAACTCCCCCCAACACCCCCCATGGCCTGTTTATTTCCAGTTTTTTAGAATTAGATCGAAAGGGGGGGTGGCGATTCCTTTTTCGGTGATGATGGCGGCGACAAATTCGTGCGGAGTGCGGTCAAAGACCGGGTTGAAAACTTTGCTGTGGGATGGGGCAATTTGTTGATCTCTAATGTGAGTGACTTCAGTGATGTCTCTTTCTTCAATCGGAATTTCGAAGGCATCTTTTTTGGTGATGTCGATGGTTGACAACGGAGCGGCAACATAGAAGGGAATGTTGTGTTGTTTTGCGAGGACGGCCACGGAGTAGGTTCCTATTTTGTTGACGACATCGCCGTTGGCGGCAATCCGGTCGGCTCCCACAATCACGCAATCGATTTTTTTTTGTTGCATGACCGTTGCGGCGACATTGTCACAAATGATCGTGACATCGACGCCATGTTTCTGCAGTTCCCATGCGGTTAGTCTCGCTCCTTGAAGTGCGGGTCTTGTTTCATCGGAATAAACCCGAATTCTTTTTCCCTCTTCCTCGGCGGCGTAAATTACTCCGAGGGCGGTTCCAAAATCGGCGGTGGCGAGGGCTCCGGCATTGCAATGGGTAAGTACCGTCATCCCGTCTTTCAACAATTGTGCTCCATGCCTGCCCATGGTCCGGTTTGATTCGATATCTTCATAATAAATTTTGAGAGCTTCGTCTTTTAAACGTTTCTGAAGTTTTGCGATGGGGAGGTCTTTATTTTCCAGTGTGACTTTTTTCATCCGGTCAAGTGCCCAGAAAAGATTGACTGCGGTGGGACGCGTTTGAGCCAGTCGATTGATGATGTTTTCAATTCTTTTATAAAAATCATTAAA is a window from the Deltaproteobacteria bacterium genome containing:
- the uvrC gene encoding excinuclease ABC subunit UvrC, with product MVNQNIAATFWYMLQEKIRNFPKSCGVYWMKDAAGHVLYVGKAKNLRSRVKSYFKKESKSRFQIDFLMRRTADIEFLVTDNEKEALLLENTLIKKHKPRYNFLLKDDKSYASLKLTHHPFPALFITRDVVKDGSLYFGPYSSAGALRQTVDWLTKHFQLRTCSDHEFANRSRPCLEFHIGRCTAPCVGKVSAEKYASQVEETKLFLSGQKKELIQKLKNRMLHASEGLRYEEAAHIRDLIAHAKETLEKQKVVHHGGKNYDCLGFATTKKESIICILVVRGGTLIDRLRFDLPLTPTLSPILSQFILQYYGALLDLPSQILLPCKLEDLASLEEILEEKSGHAVSLSIPRRGEAAKMTAMAMQNAKHWAESKIKTEETVIERLQVKLSLQQVPHIIECVDISNLQGEHAVGSLVCFADGKPFKNRYRKFKIQINEGPNDYAMMYEVLLRRFRRALEWPAPDLLLVDGGKGQLQIALKALADLGLHQQAVVAIAKAKGEEKTDKIFIPGQKNPISFHSNAPELLYLMRIRDEAHRFGITYHRSLRSKAMFATSSKNPKI
- the mtnA gene encoding S-methyl-5-thioribose-1-phosphate isomerase, producing MYNFKTIEWKNDKVVMLDQRLLPAEEVYNTYEDYMGVARAIETMVIRGAPAIGVTAAFGVALGSLGLASKSFNDFYKRIENIINRLAQTRPTAVNLFWALDRMKKVTLENKDLPIAKLQKRLKDEALKIYYEDIESNRTMGRHGAQLLKDGMTVLTHCNAGALATADFGTALGVIYAAEEEGKRIRVYSDETRPALQGARLTAWELQKHGVDVTIICDNVAATVMQQKKIDCVIVGADRIAANGDVVNKIGTYSVAVLAKQHNIPFYVAAPLSTIDITKKDAFEIPIEERDITEVTHIRDQQIAPSHSKVFNPVFDRTPHEFVAAIITEKGIATPPFDLILKNWK